Proteins from a single region of Esox lucius isolate fEsoLuc1 chromosome 13, fEsoLuc1.pri, whole genome shotgun sequence:
- the cfap77 gene encoding cilia- and flagella-associated protein 77, translating into MQVSHVGVVRESMLANPLLIRPVLGKTKSNGLAFPGPDFVYGTVTTTQDGGVSEALSNWRAHSVPTSGCSSQSRRPEKDFVAMNREGVKSGLVTAKEHYQYRATQDRRRAAPARVRSHVPAPPRIPPDTTFGISTRPSTPIHELLEHKYAQLWLQEQKVKEKAREEDKLNKPKLGRIPETRTTLLRKSRPVPESAPLWKLPRFQQIGPALDTFRDPHARKKAFSAHLSDSVARRGQLGQGTYTMG; encoded by the exons CCTGTGCTTGGAAAGACCAAGTCCAATGGGTTGGCGTTTCCAGGACCAGACTTTGTGTATGGAACTGTTACAACCACCCAGGACGGAGGAGTCTCAGAAG CCTTGTCCAACTGGCGCGCACACTCTGTGCCAACCAGTGGCTGCAGCAGCCAGTCCCGGAGGCCTGAGAAGGACTTTGTTGCGATGAACCGTGAGGGGGTGAAGTCTGGCCTCGTGACAGCCAAGGAGCATTACCAGTATCGTGCCACCCAGGACAGGAGACGAGCCGCACCTGCCAGAGTGCGCTCACATGTCCCTGCACCCCCCCGCATTCCCCCAGACACTACGTTTGGCATCTCAACACG GCCCTCCACTCCCATACACGAGCTTCTGGAGCACAAGTACGCCCAACTCTGGCTGCAGGAGCAGAAGGTCAAGGAGAAAGCCAGGGAGGAGGACAAGCTCAACAAG CCTAAACTGGGCCGCATCCCAGAGACACGGACCactctgttgaggaagagtcgACCCGTGCCTGAGTCTGCTCCGCTGTGGAAGCTTCCCCGTTTCCAGCAG ATTGGGCCAGCCCTGGATACCTTCCGGGACCCACATGCAAGAAAGAAGGCCTTTAGTGCCCACCTCTCAGACTCAGTCGCACGGAGAGGTCAGCTGGGCCAGGGGACCTACACCATGGGTTAA
- the barhl1a gene encoding barH-like homeobox 1a: protein MELYTNGSSFGIESLLSRRPTSPHNLKGECRSPLELSPRSDPESGCSSPLSPRRECVEDAIHRHAFALESSLQHGQLPQPRTVASSFLIRDILADCNKPLAACAPYTSNGHPAPDSEQFDSKITDNFMDKIHSNSSSDNEYKAKDIDSNRDSQSSRLKKPRKARTAFTDHQLAQLERSFERQKYLSVQDRMELAASLNLSDTQVKTWYQNRRTKWKRQTAVGLELLAEAGNYSALQRMFPSPYFYSQSLVSNLDQASLYLYRSPSAPSPIQRPLVPRILLHGLQGGGEPLSSLSGVLPRPAHR, encoded by the exons ATGGAGCTCTACACAAATGGATCGAGCTTTGGAATTGAATCCCTGCTGTCTCGCAGACCTACAAGCCCACATAATTTGAAAGGAGAATGTCGGTCTCCACTGGAGTTAAGCCCGAGGTCCGACCCGGAAAGCGGttgctcttctcctctctctccgcGGCGGGAATGTGTGGAAGATGCGATTCACAGGCATGCTTTTGCGCTTGAGTCCTCGCTACAACATGGACAACTGCCCCAGCCACGGACAGTCGCTTCGTCTTTTCTTATTCGCGATATACTTGCAGACTGTAATAAACCACTTGCCGCCTGTGCTCCTTACACAAGTAATGGACATCCCGCTCCGGACTCTGAACAATTTGATTCCAAAATAACGGACAACTTTATGGATAAAATCCACAGCAACTCTTCCTCTGACAACGAATACAAAG CAAAAGACATAGACAGCAACCGGGACAGTCAATCTTCTCGGCTGAAGAAGCCCCGAAAAGCTCGAACCGCTTTCACTGATCACCAGCTGGCCCAGCTGGAGCGCAGCTTCGAACGCCAGAAATACCTGAGTGTGCAGGACAGAATGGAGTTGGCAGCTTCACTTAACCTCAGCGACACTCAGGTCAAAACTTGGTATCAGAACAGACG aacGAAATGGAAGCGCCAGACCGCGGTAGGACTGGAATTGCTGGCGGAAGCAGGCAACTACTCCGCTCTTCAAAGAATGTTTCCGTCGCCATATTTCTACTCACAAAGTCTGGTTTCGAACCTAGATCAAGCGAGCTTATATCTGTACAGAAGCCCATCCGCACCATCACCAATTCAGCGTCCGCTGGTTCCAAGAATTCTCCTCCATGGTCTTCAGGGTGGCGGGGAGCcgctctcctctctgtctggggTGCTCCCTCGACCTGCACACCGGTGA